TGCCACATACATATCTTCTAACAATATCGGTGGAGCCAGAATAGCTACTAGATATTTATATCAATTAGGGCATAGGGATATTGCTATGATTACAGGAATTATGCATACTTGTCCAGCTGAAGATAGATATTTGGGTTTTGAAAAGGAAATGAATGACTTAAACCTAGATATAAATGAAAAATGGATTTTAAATACTTTCTTTAATGAAGAAGGTGGCTATAAATCTATGGAGAAAATTTTAGATATGAATGATAAGCCGACGGCTATTTTTTGCCAAAGTGATATGATTGCTATTGGGGCTATTAAAGCCATACAAAATGCTGGTTATTCTGTTCCAGAAGATTTTTCTATAATTGGTTTTGATGGTTTAGAAATAGGTAGTTATATGACACCTGCACTTACTACAATTAAACAGGATACATATACTATGGGAGATAAAGCTGCGGATCTATTATTAACAATGATTAATAAGCCAGAAAAAAAAGTAAGTCATGTAAAATTGCCTGTAGAATTAATAGAAAGAGAATCATGTATTGCTATTAACAAAAAATATAAATAATTTGATTGGAAATGTTTATACCTGTTTAAAAATTTATTTTTTTATAAAAAAAATGCAGGAATTTATACTTATATATAGAAATATTTATATATCTAAAGCGTTTTAGGTATATTGCTGTTGTTTTTTATTTTTTTAGAAAACACTAAATCGTTTTAGTTTAGAGTTTTAATCAGAGTATAAACTAGGAGGTAAAATAATGAAATATGGGTACTTTGATCAAGAATGTAGAGAGTATATCATAACGAATCCTTTAACACCAACTCCATGGATCAATTATCTTGGTGGGGGTGCTTATGGAGGAATTGTATCTCAGACAGGTGGGGGATATAGTTTCGATGGGGATCCCAGGCATAAGAGAGTGCTGAGGTATCGCTATAATAGTATCCCAGAAGATCAACCTGGTAGATATATATATATAAGGGATAATAATGATGGTGAATATTGGTCGGCTACCTGGCAACCGGTAAAAAGTAATTTTGATTCATACAAATGTAAACATGGGTTAGGTTATACTATTATAGAACAAGAGAGGAGGGGGTTAAAAACTGAAGTACTTTATTTTGTTCCTGAGGGAGAATCCAGGGAAATATGGAAATTAAAAATAAAAAATAATAGCTCAGAGCAAAAAGATCTTAGTACATTTACATATGCAGAATTTTCTTTTTTTGATGCAGTTAGAGATCAGCAAAATGTTGATTGGACACAGCAGATACAACAAGGTGATTTTGAAAATAATATTATCTTTTGGAATGCTTTTATGAAAACATGGGATTACATATATTTTACTAGTAATATAAGAGCAGACTCCTTTGAGACAAGCAGGGATAATTTTATTGGCAAGTATAGAGATTTATCAAATCCTATTGCCGTTGAAAAAGGTCTTTGTGAAAATACTGAAGCTAGAAGAGGTAATGGTGCAGCAGTACTTAATCATAATATTATTTTAGAAGCAGGAGAAGAAAAAGAAATTATTTTTTCTTTAGGGACAACTCCAGATAAAGAAAGTATCAGTGAGACAATAAATAACTATTTAACAAAAGAAAATATAGACTTAGAACTTCTAAAGCTTAATAAAAAATGGATGCAATTTTTAGAAACATGTCAGGTTGAGACTCCAGATCATGAAATGAACTTGATGTTAAATACCTGGAATCCTTATCAATGTAAGACTACTTTTAATTGGTCTCGTTTTATATCATTATATCAATTAGGAATTAATAGAGGAATGGGTTTTAGGGATAGTGCTCAGGATGTTTTAGGTGTTATTCATGCAATTCCTGAAGAAAGTAAAGAATTAATTATAAAACTTTTAAAATGTCAGCATAAAGAAGGAAATGCGTATCATTTATACTATCCGCTTACTGGTAAAGGGACTATAGGTGAAGCAGGAGAAGATGGTAGTGTGGATTGGTATTCTGATGATCATCTTTGGGCGATATTATCTGTTACTGCTTACATAAAAGAAACTGGCAATTTAGATTTTTTGAATGAGATAGTTCCCTACTCTGATGATAATGGAGAAGCATCTGTATTAGAACATCTTTGTCAAGCTATAGAGTTTACAGAAGCTCATAAAGGTGAACATGATTTACCATTAGCGGGGTTTGCTGATTGGAATGATACTGTCAATCTTGATCGTGGAAAAGGTACAGCTGAATCTGTTTGGACAGGTATGTTATATTGTTATGCCCTTAAAGAAATGATGATTTTATGCGAAAATATTAAAGATGATAACTTATATAATAAATTTAAAAAATATTATAACGATGAAGTTGAAGCTATTAATCAAGAAGCCTGGGATGGTTCATGGTATTTACGAGCCTTTGATGATGATGGTAAGGCATTGGGATCAAAAGATTGTGAAGAAGGAAAAATTTTCTTAAATGCTCAATCATGGGCAATAATGGCTGGGATTGCTCCAGAAGAATACAGAGATGTGGTGTTAAAAAACGTTAAAAAATATTTAAATACAGATTTTGGTGTAGTTTTATTATATCCAGCATACAATGGATTTGATGCCACTAAAGGAGGAATTACAACATATCCACCTGGTGCTAAAGAAAATGGAGGCATCTTCTTACACACAAATCCCTGGCTTATGATTGCAGAAACAATTATGGGAAATGCTGATCAGGCCTATCAATATTATCGTCAGGTACTTCCGCCTACAAGAAATGAAATTGCTCATAAATATGAAGTTGAACCATATGTTTATTGTCAAAATATTTTAGGTAAAGAGCATCCCCAGTTTGGATTAGGTAGGAATTCATGGTTAACTGGTACAGCTGCTTGGATGTATCGAGCTTCTTTGTACTATATTTTAGGAGTTAGACCAGACTATGATGGAATTATTGTTGATCCTGTAGTTCCAAAAGCTTGGGATAACTTTAAAGTTAAGCGAAAATTTAGAGGGAAAAACATAAATATAGAATGTATTAGATCAAATGAAAAGCGTATTGAAGTTAATGGAGTAAAGGCAGAAAATAATAATAAAATACTTTTGGAAGAGTTAGAGTTAGAAGTTAACAATGTAAAGGTATATTTTAAATAATTATTTGAAAGGAGTATAAGATTATGAAATTTGGTCATTTTGATGATGTAAACAAGGAGTATGTAATTACTGAGCCCAAGACACCATATCCATGGATAAATTATCTTGGTTCAGAGGCTTATTTTTCACTTTTATCGAACACAGCAGGAGGATATAGTTTTTATAAAGATGCTAGTAAAAGAAGGATAACACGTTATCGTTACAATAATGTACCTACTGATGTAGGAGGGAAATACTACTATATAAATGATGGAGGAGAAGTATGGTCCCCTAGTTGGTCACCTGTAAAAAAGGATTTAGATTCTTATGAGTGTCGTCATGGTATGGGTTATAGTAAAATCAAAGGTAAATATAATAATATAAGTGCTGAAGTTCTTTATTTTGTACCTTTAGGAGCTAACTGTGAGATACATAAACTTACAGTAAAAAATGAAAGTGATAAAAAACGTAATTTTAAATTGTTTTCTTATGTTGAGTTTTGCTTATGGGATGCTTTTGAGGATATGAGTAACTTCCAACGTAATTTTAATACAGGTGAAGTGGAAATTGAAGGCTCTACTATATATCATAAAACTGAATACCGGGAACGCAGAAATCATTACTCTTTTTTCACTGTAAACCAAAAAATTGATGGATTTGATACAGATCGTGAAAGTTTTATGGGACTTTATAATGGCTTTCATGAGCCAGAGGTAGTAGTGAAGGGTGACTCTAGTAATTCTGTTGCTAATGGTTGGTCTCCTATTGCTTCACATGGTATATCTATAGAACTTGCTGCTGGTGAAGAAAAAACTTATATTTTCCAATTGGGATACATTGAAAATGAACAAGATAATAAATGGGAAAAGGCTGGTGTTATAAATAAAGAAAAAGCTCTTAAACTAATTGAAGATTTTAATACAGAGGAGAAGGTTAATAAGGCATTTCAGAATTTAAATAATCATTGGGATAATCTTTTAGGTAACTTTACTGTTGATACCCATGATGATAAACTGAATAGAATGGTTAATATATGGAATCAATATCAGTGTATGGTTACTTATAATCTCTCACGTAGTGCTTCATACTTTGAGTCTGGTATTAGCCGTGGAATGGGCTTTAGGGATTCAAATCAAGATTTATTAGGTATAGTTCATATGATCCCAGATAGAGCAAGGCAAAGGATTTTGGATTTAGCAGCTACTCAATTTGAAGATGGTAGTGCTTATCACCAGTATCAGCCTTTAACTAAAAAGGGTAATGATGCAATAGGTAGTGGTTTTAATGATGATCCATTATGGTTAATTATGGGTACTGCCGCTTTTATAAAAGAAACAGGCCAATATGATATTCTTGATGAAAAAGTACCGTTTAATAATGGTAAAGAAGCTACTTTGTTTGACCATATAAAAGCTTCTTTCATGCATGTAGTGGAAAATAAAGGGCCTCATGGTTTGCCTTTAATCGGTCATGCTGATTGGAATGATTGTTTGAATTTAAGTTGTTTCTCAGAAAACCCAGGTGAATCATTCCAGATATTAAGTAATAAAGATGATAGTGAAGCTGAATCAGTAATGATTGCTGGAATGTTTATAACTACAGGTCCTGACTTTGTAGAGTTATGTAAATATCGTGGGGAAGATAAACTAGCCAAGGAAGCTATTGGACATATTGAAGAAATGAAAGAAACTATTAAGAAACATGGTGTTGATGAAAATTGGTTCTTAAGGGCTTATGATTATTTTGGAAATAAGGTAGGAAGTATAGAAAATGAAGAAGGGCAGTTGTTTATAGAGCCCCAAGGTTTTTGTATAATGGGTGGAGTAGGCTTGGATGATGGTTTTGCTCAAAAGACTTTAGATTCAATACGTGAAAGATTAAATACTGATTATGGCCTAGTATTAGTTGATCCAACATATAAATCATATCATCTTGAATTAGGTGAGATTACTTCATATCCACCAGGATACAAAGAAAATGGTGGTATATTCTGCCACAATAATCCGTGGATAATGATTGCTGAGGCTATTGTTGGTAATGGTAAACGGGCATTCGAATATTACAGTAAAATTGCACCAGCTTATCTAGAAGAAATAAGCGAAATCCATCGTACAGAACCTTATGTATATGCTCAAATGGTAGCAGGTAAAGATGCGAAAAATCATGGAGAGGCTAAAAATTCATGGTTAACAGGAACAGCAGCTTGGAATTATGTTGCGATTACTCAGTGGATATTAGGTGTCAGGGCTGAGTTTAATGGATTATTAATTGATCCATGTATACCTTCGTCTTGGGATGGATTCAAACTTAGTAAAAAATATTTAGGCGATACCTATAATATAAGTGTTAGGAATCCTAATAACGTAGAAAAAGGAATTAAAGAAATAAAGTTAGATGGACAAGTATTAGATAATAACTTTATTAAAGCTGTTAAAGATGGAGGAGTACATCAGGTAGAAGTAATTATGGGTTAAATTTTGCTAGAAAAGACTTGATTAATGGCTGTTTTCCCTTTGATTTTCTTTCATAATAGCATTCTTGAACTAAGCATTAGCACAGAACCTGCTTCAAACTCATTTACTTTCGAAGCACAGCTGTGATAATAATTGCTCAATTATGAACTTATATTGAAAGATTATGATACTAGGAAAACAGCCTTTTTTTATAAATATAATTACATTGTAAGAAGTAAAATTTAAAATATTTAGAAATATGAAATTATAGTTAATTTAATGAATTATCAATAAAATGAGGAGGCATTATCTTGATGAAAAAGAATTTTTTGGTTTTATGTATTGTGTTTTTATTCTTAAGTTCTGTTTTTTCTATGGCATCAAACGAATACCTTCAATTAATTGAATCAGATTTTAATAATTGGGGTATATTTGTTCAAAGTCCTGCTTTAGCAGAAATGTTTATTGAAGACGGTGAAATAAACTATTTAATTGAAAATGTTGGTCAAGATACTTGGCATGTACAGGGAAGTTATGATCCTATTAATTTAATTGAAGGTGTTAATTATAGAATATCTCTTGATATGAAGTCATCTGTTCCAAGAGATATGGAATTACGTATACAAAAAGATGCAGAACCTTACACAGGTTATTTTGAAACTGTTATATCTCTAAGTGAAGAAATGGAGTCATTTACATATGATTTTCAAATGAATTATGACTCTGATTCAGTATCAAAATTAGTTTTTAATATAGGATTACTTGCTGATTCTGATTCTTTAGATACTCATATTATAACAGTTGATAATCTAAGTTTATTAGCCTTAGATGAAATTCCAGAAGAAGAGCCAGTTGAAGAAGAAATTATTAATGAAGTACATTTAAATCAGTTAGGATATAGAATTGAAGATGTGAAAGTGGCTATTGTTAATGGACCTGCTGAGTATTTCAAAGTAATTAATAAAGACAATGGACAAGTTGCTTATAAAGGAGAGTTAAGTGGTGGAGAATTTGATAGAGCAAGTGGTGATAATGTATATTATGCAGATTTCTCTTCACTTAAAGAAATGGGTGAGTATTATATAATAGTACCTGATTTTGCACAATCTTATTCATTTAAAATTAAAGATGATGTATATAATGACTTGCAAAAGGCATTGCAAAAAATGTTTTATTATCAAAGATCAGGCGTAGAATTAGAAGAAAAGTATGCAGGTGTTTGGAGTCATCAAGGAGGATATAGAAGAGAAGCTACAATATTTGGAACAAGTGAAAGTAGAGAAGTTACAGGTGGTTGGCATGATGCTGGAGATTATGGGAGATATGTAGTACCAGCGGCTAAAACTGTAGCTGATTTAATGTTAAGTTATCAACTATTAGCCAATTCAGTTTCTTACGATGATTTAGGTATTCCAGAAAGTAATAATAGTGTTCCAGATATTATTGATCAAGTAAGATTTAAAATGGAATGGATGCTGAAAATGCAGGATGAATTATCTGGTGGTGTTTATCATAAAGTAACAACAGCTAATTTCCAATCAATGAATGTTTTGCCTGAACATGTGAATGATGAGTTGATTTTATCTCCAATATCAGCTACTGCAACTGCTGATTTTTCTGCTGTAATGGCTATGGCATCTAGGGTTTATGAGGCTTATGATGAGGATTTTGCAGATAAATGTTTGGAAGCTGCAGAATATGCTTGGGAATGGTTAATGGATAATCCTAGTTATCCTGGCTTTAGAAATCCTACAGGTATTAATACAGGAGAATATGGTGATGGACAAGATGGGGATGAAAGATATTGGGCAGCAATAGAATTATACTTAGCTACTGGTAAGGAAGAGTATCATGAATTTGCAATTAATAGTTACAGAACTCATGCCTGGCAGGGATTGGGTTGGGCTTCTGTTGGTGATTATGCTAATATTTCTTATCTCTTTGCTGATTCTAGTTTAATAGATTCCGAATTTTACGATTTACTTAAGAGCAATTTCATTAATAACGCTGATAGATTATTAAAAAATAGTAAAGAAGATGGCTATAATATATCATTAACTCATTACCCCTGGGGTAGTAATATGAATTTAGCTAATAATGCAATGCATCTTATAATAGCTAGCTTATTAATTGAAAATCAAGAATATGTGGATTCAGCTCAGGATCACCTGCATTATTTATTAGGCAGAAATGCACTATCACAATCTTATATAACTGGTTTTGGTAGTAATACAGTTGTAAATCCACATCATAGGCTTTCAGAGGCTATTGGAAAAACTTTACCAGGAATGGTAGCAGGTGGACCTAATCAAAATTTACAAGATCCTACAGCAAGAAGATTATTAGAAGGAAAAGCTCCAGCAAGAACATATATAGATTTAGAGCCCAGTTATTCAACTAATGAAGTAACAACATATTGGAATTCACCAGTTCTATTTTTACTGTCTTATTTTGTAAAGTAAAATTTTTGCGATAAAGCTTTTCTCGGCAGAAAAGTAGTAGGGAAACCTATAACTTTCTGCCGTTATTTTTCTGTCAAAAAAATGGAATTTATTTTAAAAAAATGAAGGATTTTATAAAAGCACCACGAAATATATATTAAGAGTATTTTTTAGGGGTGTCTTTAATGAAAAATATGAGCAAAGAACATTTTGTCATAATAATTTCACTCAGCTTAATTTTTATCATAGGTGTAGCAATACTAATAAAACAGAATAGTGATAGAAATATGGTATATTCTAGTATATCATCTGATCGCTTATTAAGTAGTGAAGTTGATAATCCTTATGAACCTGCAGATGATAGGGTAAATGCTGATAGAGAAAAAATAGTAGTTCATGTGGCAGGTGAAGTTTTTTTTACAGGAGTTTATGAATTGCCTCAAGGTTCTAGAGTTATTGACGCTATCAATCTTGCTGGTGGAAGTAAAAGTACAGCTGATCTTGATAGTATTAATCTTGCTGCCATTATTAAAGATGAACAAAAAATATATATTCCTTCTGTTACAGAAGATAGTTTAATCAATCATAGTAATTCTAATCCTGCAATACATGCTAGTTCCAATAAAATTAATATTAATACAGCTACTGCCATGGAGTTGCAAAAATTAAATGGTATAGGTGAAAGTAGGGCTAATAGTATCATAAAGTATAGGAATGAGAATGGATCTTTTAGAAGTATTGAAGAAATAAAAAATATATCAGGGATCGGGGATAGAATACTAGATAATATAAGAGAAGAAATAACGATAAGGTGATTTTATGAATAGGCCTTTGTTTTCTATAGCAATATTTTTTTCATTAGGAATTATTTTAGCTTATTATTTTTCTCATAGTCTTTTATTTATGTCATTAGTTTTGTGTACTATTTTTTTTATTATTTTATTATGTTCTTATTTTAATAAAGAAAAAATCATTCTAGTATTTATTCTTAGTCTATTATTTGGCTTTTCATTAATGACCTGGCAAGAGATGAAATATCAAAGTCCATATTCGCTGATTCGATATAATGATATTGGGATTGTAGAAGTCCTGGGAGAAATAAGGAAAGATTTAAGTTCTTTGCAAGGTAATAAGATATTATTGAAACCCTATTTTATTGATGATAATAGGGTTAATTATGGTTTAATAGAAATTGATAAACGTTACATACCACTTGAATTAAGTAATGGAGACGTAATAAGAATTATGCTTTCCTTAAGTCAGCCAAGGAAAAAAACTAATCCAGGAGGTTTTTCTCATTATAATTATCTAAAAAAACAAGGAATATATAGTGTAGCTTATTATCAAGATGATATAGAAATCATCGGCAAAGTAGATAATATATTTGAAAATTTATCAATCCAAGTTAAGAATAGTTTGATTAATATTGTAAATACAACAACGAATGAGCCTTATAATTATTTAATCAAAGGATTTTTATTAGGTGAGCGT
This region of Halanaerobiaceae bacterium ANBcell28 genomic DNA includes:
- a CDS encoding glycosyl transferase translates to MKFGHFDDVNKEYVITEPKTPYPWINYLGSEAYFSLLSNTAGGYSFYKDASKRRITRYRYNNVPTDVGGKYYYINDGGEVWSPSWSPVKKDLDSYECRHGMGYSKIKGKYNNISAEVLYFVPLGANCEIHKLTVKNESDKKRNFKLFSYVEFCLWDAFEDMSNFQRNFNTGEVEIEGSTIYHKTEYRERRNHYSFFTVNQKIDGFDTDRESFMGLYNGFHEPEVVVKGDSSNSVANGWSPIASHGISIELAAGEEKTYIFQLGYIENEQDNKWEKAGVINKEKALKLIEDFNTEEKVNKAFQNLNNHWDNLLGNFTVDTHDDKLNRMVNIWNQYQCMVTYNLSRSASYFESGISRGMGFRDSNQDLLGIVHMIPDRARQRILDLAATQFEDGSAYHQYQPLTKKGNDAIGSGFNDDPLWLIMGTAAFIKETGQYDILDEKVPFNNGKEATLFDHIKASFMHVVENKGPHGLPLIGHADWNDCLNLSCFSENPGESFQILSNKDDSEAESVMIAGMFITTGPDFVELCKYRGEDKLAKEAIGHIEEMKETIKKHGVDENWFLRAYDYFGNKVGSIENEEGQLFIEPQGFCIMGGVGLDDGFAQKTLDSIRERLNTDYGLVLVDPTYKSYHLELGEITSYPPGYKENGGIFCHNNPWIMIAEAIVGNGKRAFEYYSKIAPAYLEEISEIHRTEPYVYAQMVAGKDAKNHGEAKNSWLTGTAAWNYVAITQWILGVRAEFNGLLIDPCIPSSWDGFKLSKKYLGDTYNISVRNPNNVEKGIKEIKLDGQVLDNNFIKAVKDGGVHQVEVIMG
- a CDS encoding helix-hairpin-helix domain-containing protein; the encoded protein is MKNMSKEHFVIIISLSLIFIIGVAILIKQNSDRNMVYSSISSDRLLSSEVDNPYEPADDRVNADREKIVVHVAGEVFFTGVYELPQGSRVIDAINLAGGSKSTADLDSINLAAIIKDEQKIYIPSVTEDSLINHSNSNPAIHASSNKININTATAMELQKLNGIGESRANSIIKYRNENGSFRSIEEIKNISGIGDRILDNIREEITIR
- a CDS encoding LacI family DNA-binding transcriptional regulator; the protein is MATIKDIAKIAGVSITTVSKVINNYPDIGDETRKKVLDIMKEANYKPNAIARSLSTNKSNSIGVFVHYNQSRGLHHVFFHEILFALETKLGKKGYDFIYFSDLKWKRTCNYLAKCKNRHVDGAIVMGVSVDDSLDELLETDIPVVFLDLDITGKNATYISSNNIGGARIATRYLYQLGHRDIAMITGIMHTCPAEDRYLGFEKEMNDLNLDINEKWILNTFFNEEGGYKSMEKILDMNDKPTAIFCQSDMIAIGAIKAIQNAGYSVPEDFSIIGFDGLEIGSYMTPALTTIKQDTYTMGDKAADLLLTMINKPEKKVSHVKLPVELIERESCIAINKKYK
- a CDS encoding glycosyl transferase gives rise to the protein MKYGYFDQECREYIITNPLTPTPWINYLGGGAYGGIVSQTGGGYSFDGDPRHKRVLRYRYNSIPEDQPGRYIYIRDNNDGEYWSATWQPVKSNFDSYKCKHGLGYTIIEQERRGLKTEVLYFVPEGESREIWKLKIKNNSSEQKDLSTFTYAEFSFFDAVRDQQNVDWTQQIQQGDFENNIIFWNAFMKTWDYIYFTSNIRADSFETSRDNFIGKYRDLSNPIAVEKGLCENTEARRGNGAAVLNHNIILEAGEEKEIIFSLGTTPDKESISETINNYLTKENIDLELLKLNKKWMQFLETCQVETPDHEMNLMLNTWNPYQCKTTFNWSRFISLYQLGINRGMGFRDSAQDVLGVIHAIPEESKELIIKLLKCQHKEGNAYHLYYPLTGKGTIGEAGEDGSVDWYSDDHLWAILSVTAYIKETGNLDFLNEIVPYSDDNGEASVLEHLCQAIEFTEAHKGEHDLPLAGFADWNDTVNLDRGKGTAESVWTGMLYCYALKEMMILCENIKDDNLYNKFKKYYNDEVEAINQEAWDGSWYLRAFDDDGKALGSKDCEEGKIFLNAQSWAIMAGIAPEEYRDVVLKNVKKYLNTDFGVVLLYPAYNGFDATKGGITTYPPGAKENGGIFLHTNPWLMIAETIMGNADQAYQYYRQVLPPTRNEIAHKYEVEPYVYCQNILGKEHPQFGLGRNSWLTGTAAWMYRASLYYILGVRPDYDGIIVDPVVPKAWDNFKVKRKFRGKNINIECIRSNEKRIEVNGVKAENNNKILLEELELEVNNVKVYFK
- a CDS encoding glycoside hydrolase family 9 protein, which translates into the protein MKKNFLVLCIVFLFLSSVFSMASNEYLQLIESDFNNWGIFVQSPALAEMFIEDGEINYLIENVGQDTWHVQGSYDPINLIEGVNYRISLDMKSSVPRDMELRIQKDAEPYTGYFETVISLSEEMESFTYDFQMNYDSDSVSKLVFNIGLLADSDSLDTHIITVDNLSLLALDEIPEEEPVEEEIINEVHLNQLGYRIEDVKVAIVNGPAEYFKVINKDNGQVAYKGELSGGEFDRASGDNVYYADFSSLKEMGEYYIIVPDFAQSYSFKIKDDVYNDLQKALQKMFYYQRSGVELEEKYAGVWSHQGGYRREATIFGTSESREVTGGWHDAGDYGRYVVPAAKTVADLMLSYQLLANSVSYDDLGIPESNNSVPDIIDQVRFKMEWMLKMQDELSGGVYHKVTTANFQSMNVLPEHVNDELILSPISATATADFSAVMAMASRVYEAYDEDFADKCLEAAEYAWEWLMDNPSYPGFRNPTGINTGEYGDGQDGDERYWAAIELYLATGKEEYHEFAINSYRTHAWQGLGWASVGDYANISYLFADSSLIDSEFYDLLKSNFINNADRLLKNSKEDGYNISLTHYPWGSNMNLANNAMHLIIASLLIENQEYVDSAQDHLHYLLGRNALSQSYITGFGSNTVVNPHHRLSEAIGKTLPGMVAGGPNQNLQDPTARRLLEGKAPARTYIDLEPSYSTNEVTTYWNSPVLFLLSYFVK